In Chloroflexota bacterium, one DNA window encodes the following:
- the cobN gene encoding cobaltochelatase subunit CobN, producing MTERLQRNMVERIDGRMVNAGYKRGMLFICAHGCCCGITERGFAPVWPEIHQHEWESRKLRNIVHLNMGGCLGPCPLANVAMLMFDGQPIWFHSLNQPELVVALYDYIEAMIQADQVLPAPSNLKPHVFNGFKWDAQATAAISPAPALPASPPSLGNSIVFLTQADTDILLIEQARRQLPSDFANLQTANVGDAEDQTALDTLLDRLLPQAEIVVVRLITGSRGFEHGIERLQQWTQQTNGFVLYLPGFEALDPELMALSNVGVPLAHLISSYFMQGGLENVVNALACLSDHLLLTGWGYDAPQELPRHGIYTPALNRCEGCAAAQCQTNVQTDQPTVGVLFYRAHMLSGNTDFVDAICRAIAAQGMQPRAVYTHSLKEGGSNNLPAALECLQADGPIAALICSLSFALGNVNTEGPTLAGAEIDMLQQLNVPIIQAIASGRSREQWQRAGRGLSSLDTAINVAIPEFDGRIITVPISFKEQDPNSGGVRYMPDLERVERVVGITRRLVNLRHKPNAEKRIAFVFTNSSAKASRVGNAVGLDAPASLLTLLHVMQAEGYQVGKLPVSSDQLLFDLIDRCSYDETWLTEQQLAQAVHVPVDQYQQWFAELPANLQASMIKQWGEAPGTAYLSEHGLALAGLEFGNVFVALQPPRGYGMDPNAIYHMPDLPPPHSYYALYRWLRDGWQADALVHMGKHGTLEWLPGKSVGLSRECFPDALIGDLPVIYPFIINDPGEGNQAKRRSHAVIIDHMTPPMTSAGAYGQLAELAQLVNEYYQVEQLDPNKLPLLQRQIWNLLQTSNLSDDLQFILKANHGDHTHDWDGSFLEDGTPTAFAEMEGRQVAHLLEDIEGYLCELTGAQIRDGLHILGTLAEGDQLPELLFHLTKLPNLDVPSLPVAVGKLYGLDWNNLQANLGERLAQPLQLADQTLYSNGDVAAWLEQHCKTMLHNLEQQTWQVTAIPTVLQASLLPSAAAWDQTVVAPLEFICTQLIPNLHESARAEIASLLHSLNGGYIPAGPSGAPTRGMAHVLPTGRNFYAVDPRSLPSAAAWQVGQHLADDLIRRYQREEGSYPRSVGISIWGTSAMRTYGDDIAQVLALLGVRPVWQAENRRITGVEVIPLAELGRPRINVVCRISGFFRDAFPHLVSLLDQAAQTVIELDEPLDQNFARQQAFAATEQLIKNGLAPEIAQQQARYRVWGCKPGSYGAGILPLIDSQNWQDDADFARAYIAWGGYAYTSDEYGVEAADAFGTALSEVQVATKNQDNREHDIFDSDDYMQYHGGMIATIRALTGRNPRRYFGDSSNPQRPQTRDLREEARRVFRSRVVNPKWIESMRRHGYKGALELAATVDYLFGYDATAQVVDDWMYHSIAEHYLRDEEMQQFFADSNPWAWQAIAERLLEAIDRDLWHDPEQHDIDLLKAAQSLGLSNLQQRGQL from the coding sequence ATGACTGAACGTTTGCAACGCAATATGGTCGAGCGCATCGATGGGCGCATGGTTAACGCTGGTTATAAACGCGGAATGTTATTTATCTGCGCTCATGGCTGCTGCTGTGGGATTACCGAGCGTGGTTTTGCCCCGGTTTGGCCCGAAATTCACCAACACGAATGGGAAAGCCGCAAGCTGCGCAATATTGTGCATTTGAATATGGGCGGTTGTTTGGGGCCATGCCCATTGGCAAATGTGGCCATGCTGATGTTTGATGGCCAGCCGATTTGGTTTCATTCGCTCAATCAGCCAGAGTTGGTGGTGGCGCTCTACGACTACATCGAAGCCATGATTCAGGCCGATCAGGTCTTGCCTGCGCCCTCCAATCTCAAGCCGCATGTTTTCAATGGCTTTAAATGGGATGCTCAGGCGACCGCCGCAATCAGCCCAGCGCCAGCATTACCAGCCAGCCCGCCCAGCCTTGGCAATAGCATCGTATTTTTGACCCAAGCGGATACCGATATCCTTTTAATTGAGCAAGCGCGTCGCCAATTGCCCAGCGATTTTGCCAATTTGCAAACTGCCAATGTGGGCGATGCCGAAGATCAAACGGCGCTTGATACTTTGCTTGATCGCTTATTGCCCCAAGCCGAAATTGTGGTTGTCCGTTTGATTACGGGCAGTCGGGGCTTTGAGCATGGCATCGAGCGCTTGCAACAGTGGACGCAACAAACCAATGGCTTTGTGCTGTATTTGCCTGGCTTCGAGGCGCTTGACCCTGAATTGATGGCGCTTTCGAATGTTGGCGTGCCGCTGGCGCACCTAATCAGCAGCTATTTTATGCAGGGTGGTTTGGAAAATGTCGTCAATGCTTTGGCTTGCTTGAGCGACCACTTATTGCTCACCGGTTGGGGCTACGACGCGCCACAGGAATTACCACGCCATGGCATCTACACGCCAGCATTAAATCGCTGTGAAGGCTGCGCCGCTGCCCAATGCCAAACGAATGTGCAAACCGATCAACCAACCGTGGGCGTGCTGTTCTATCGAGCGCACATGCTCAGCGGCAACACCGATTTTGTTGATGCCATTTGTCGGGCGATCGCAGCTCAGGGCATGCAACCACGGGCGGTCTATACCCACTCGCTCAAGGAAGGCGGCAGCAACAATCTGCCCGCTGCCTTGGAATGTTTGCAAGCCGATGGGCCAATTGCTGCCTTGATTTGCAGTTTGTCGTTTGCTTTGGGTAATGTCAATACCGAAGGCCCAACCCTCGCTGGCGCGGAAATCGATATGCTGCAACAACTGAATGTGCCGATTATCCAAGCGATTGCTAGTGGCCGCTCACGTGAGCAATGGCAACGAGCAGGCCGTGGATTAAGCTCGTTGGATACAGCGATCAATGTGGCGATTCCCGAATTTGATGGCCGGATTATCACCGTGCCAATCTCGTTCAAGGAGCAAGACCCCAATTCTGGTGGCGTGCGCTATATGCCAGATCTTGAGCGGGTTGAACGAGTGGTCGGGATTACGCGACGCTTAGTCAATTTGCGCCACAAACCAAACGCTGAAAAACGCATAGCTTTTGTGTTTACCAACAGCAGCGCCAAAGCCTCACGGGTTGGCAACGCGGTTGGCTTGGATGCGCCAGCCTCATTATTGACCTTGCTCCACGTCATGCAAGCCGAGGGCTATCAGGTTGGCAAATTGCCAGTTAGCAGCGATCAATTATTATTCGATTTGATCGATCGTTGTTCATATGACGAAACCTGGCTGACTGAGCAACAATTAGCCCAAGCGGTGCATGTGCCAGTCGATCAATATCAACAATGGTTTGCTGAACTACCCGCCAATTTACAAGCCAGCATGATCAAACAATGGGGCGAAGCGCCTGGCACAGCCTATTTGAGCGAGCATGGGTTAGCCTTGGCTGGCTTGGAGTTTGGTAATGTGTTTGTGGCGTTGCAGCCGCCGCGTGGCTATGGCATGGACCCAAATGCAATTTACCATATGCCCGATTTGCCGCCGCCGCACAGCTATTATGCGCTCTATCGTTGGCTGCGCGATGGCTGGCAGGCCGATGCGCTGGTGCATATGGGCAAACACGGCACGCTGGAATGGCTACCAGGTAAGAGCGTTGGCCTGAGCCGCGAGTGCTTCCCTGATGCGTTAATTGGCGATTTGCCAGTGATTTATCCGTTTATCATCAATGATCCAGGCGAAGGCAATCAAGCCAAACGCCGTAGCCATGCGGTGATCATCGACCATATGACTCCGCCAATGACCAGCGCCGGAGCTTATGGCCAGCTGGCCGAATTGGCGCAGTTGGTCAATGAATATTATCAAGTTGAGCAACTCGACCCCAATAAATTGCCCTTGTTGCAGCGCCAAATTTGGAACTTGCTGCAAACCAGCAATCTCAGCGATGATTTGCAATTTATTCTCAAGGCCAACCACGGCGACCACACCCACGATTGGGATGGCTCGTTCCTTGAAGATGGCACGCCCACCGCCTTTGCCGAGATGGAAGGTCGCCAAGTCGCCCACTTGCTCGAAGATATTGAAGGCTATTTGTGCGAACTAACCGGAGCGCAAATTCGCGATGGCTTGCACATTTTAGGCACTCTGGCCGAAGGCGACCAACTGCCAGAATTGCTGTTTCACCTGACCAAACTACCCAACCTTGATGTGCCCAGTTTGCCAGTGGCGGTGGGCAAGCTCTACGGCTTGGATTGGAATAATTTGCAAGCCAATTTGGGCGAGCGCTTAGCTCAGCCGTTGCAATTGGCCGACCAAACGCTTTACAGCAATGGCGATGTGGCGGCATGGCTCGAACAACATTGCAAAACAATGTTACATAACTTGGAACAACAGACTTGGCAGGTTACTGCGATTCCGACAGTGTTGCAAGCGAGTTTATTGCCTAGCGCAGCAGCTTGGGATCAAACCGTCGTTGCACCATTGGAATTTATCTGCACTCAGCTCATTCCCAATTTGCATGAAAGTGCGCGAGCCGAAATTGCCAGCCTGCTGCATAGCTTGAATGGTGGCTATATTCCAGCGGGGCCAAGTGGAGCGCCAACTCGTGGTATGGCCCATGTGTTGCCAACAGGCCGCAATTTCTATGCAGTCGATCCGCGTTCGTTGCCCAGCGCAGCGGCTTGGCAAGTTGGCCAACACTTGGCTGATGATTTGATTCGGCGCTATCAACGCGAAGAAGGCAGCTACCCGCGCAGCGTTGGCATCAGCATTTGGGGCACTAGTGCCATGCGCACCTATGGCGATGATATTGCCCAAGTGCTGGCCTTGCTGGGCGTGCGGCCAGTTTGGCAAGCCGAAAACCGCCGCATCACGGGCGTTGAAGTGATTCCCTTGGCCGAACTTGGCCGCCCACGAATTAATGTGGTTTGTCGAATTAGCGGCTTCTTCCGCGATGCCTTCCCCCACTTGGTCAGTTTGCTGGATCAAGCCGCCCAAACCGTGATTGAGCTTGATGAGCCACTTGATCAGAATTTTGCTCGTCAGCAGGCCTTTGCGGCCACTGAGCAGCTAATTAAAAACGGCTTAGCGCCCGAAATTGCCCAACAACAAGCGCGTTATCGGGTTTGGGGCTGCAAGCCAGGCAGTTATGGCGCAGGCATTTTGCCCTTGATTGATAGCCAAAATTGGCAAGATGACGCAGATTTTGCCCGAGCCTACATCGCTTGGGGTGGTTATGCCTACACCAGCGACGAATATGGGGTTGAGGCTGCCGATGCCTTTGGCACAGCCTTGAGTGAAGTTCAAGTTGCCACCAAAAACCAAGATAATCGCGAACACGATATTTTTGATAGCGACGACTATATGCAGTATCACGGCGGCATGATCGCCACGATTCGCGCCTTGACTGGCCGCAACCCACGCCGCTACTTTGGCGATTCGAGCAACCCCCAGCGCCCGCAAACCCGCGATCTGCGCGAAGAAGCGCGGCGGGTATTTCGCAGCCGCGTGGTTAATCCAAAGTGGATCGAAAGCATGCGCCGTCATGGCTACAAAGGCGCGTTGGAGCTAGCCGCCACCGTCGATTATCTCTTTGGCTACGATGCCACGGCCCAAGTTGTTGATGATTGGATGTATCACTCGATTGCTGAGCACTATTTGCGCGACGAGGAGATGCAACAATTTTTTGCCGATAGCAACCCATGGGCTTGGCAAGCGATTGCTGAACGCCTACTCGAAGCGATTGATCGCGATTTATGGCACGACCCTGAACAACACGATATCGATCTGCTCAAAGCTGCCCAATCCTTGGGTTTGAGCAATTTACAACAACGAGGCCAGCTATGA
- a CDS encoding class I SAM-dependent methyltransferase, translating to MNNNDWYRYFAPRQVATLSAERQQGDYAAAQYDLDFVLAQIGLGSNASILEIGCGWGRHSVALAERGFAHVLSIDIAPELLQAAQAFAQQRGQTCQFRQQDFIEISDQPFDAIFSLYDRSCCGYPSEAADAQSLQHLANLLQPNGWLIFGINDWPFALPEASQRWAETEQGLELYEVIPDRSAMTCTDRLTVLKAGQRTSYELTRRHYYLPELQRLLGNAGLQLVSAWHRLDITRPYGDGSNGLFIVAQRASNG from the coding sequence ATGAACAACAACGATTGGTATCGCTATTTTGCGCCGCGCCAAGTTGCCACATTAAGCGCCGAACGCCAACAGGGCGATTATGCTGCCGCCCAGTACGACCTTGATTTTGTGTTGGCTCAGATTGGCCTTGGCTCAAACGCGAGTATTTTGGAAATTGGTTGTGGTTGGGGTCGGCATAGCGTGGCGCTGGCCGAACGTGGCTTTGCTCATGTTTTGAGCATCGACATTGCACCCGAATTGCTGCAAGCGGCCCAAGCTTTTGCCCAGCAACGCGGCCAAACCTGCCAATTTCGCCAACAAGATTTTATCGAAATTAGCGATCAGCCGTTTGATGCGATCTTCTCGTTGTACGACCGCAGTTGTTGCGGCTACCCTAGCGAAGCGGCTGATGCCCAGAGTTTGCAGCATTTAGCCAATTTGCTGCAACCCAATGGCTGGCTGATTTTTGGCATCAACGATTGGCCGTTTGCGCTGCCTGAAGCTAGCCAACGCTGGGCTGAAACTGAACAAGGCTTGGAGTTGTACGAGGTGATTCCGGATCGCAGCGCCATGACCTGCACCGATCGCTTGACAGTGCTCAAGGCAGGTCAACGCACCAGCTATGAATTGACGCGCCGCCATTACTATTTGCCCGAATTGCAGCGCTTGCTGGGTAATGCAGGCTTACAGTTAGTCAGCGCATGGCATCGCTTGGATATAACGCGACCGTATGGCGATGGCAGCAATGGTTTATTTATCGTGGCTCAGCGAGCGAGCAATGGCTAA
- the cbiB gene encoding adenosylcobinamide-phosphate synthase CbiB, giving the protein MAKRALSGLLALACDALLPELPNQVHPVVWMGKWIKRGEQFAPSNEAGRLVWGAIWLGMGMGLSADLAARIPKHPLAQALVAQSLLAYRALDRAVGEVQTALVADDLAEARRLLSWHLVSRDTAELSPSDVAAAAIESLAENLSDSVIAPLFWYLVAGLPGLAAYRMSNTFDAMWGYRNQQFEYLGKVAARCDDALNLVPARLTAGLLWLVAHGQRQRTWQVVWRDHGKTASPNAGWPMAAMAGALDTQLIKIGHYALGDGLTQPDPALIQTARQLTRRVMFLVVAGLAIGAWGAEHVNAEGEWL; this is encoded by the coding sequence ATGGCTAAACGAGCACTGAGTGGTTTATTGGCCTTGGCCTGCGATGCGCTCTTGCCTGAATTGCCCAACCAAGTGCATCCAGTTGTTTGGATGGGCAAGTGGATCAAGCGAGGCGAGCAGTTCGCGCCAAGCAACGAGGCTGGCCGTTTGGTTTGGGGCGCAATTTGGCTCGGCATGGGCATGGGCTTGAGTGCAGATTTGGCTGCCCGAATTCCCAAACATCCATTGGCTCAAGCCTTGGTTGCCCAAAGTTTGCTGGCCTATCGAGCGCTCGATCGAGCGGTTGGCGAGGTGCAAACCGCATTGGTAGCCGATGATTTGGCTGAAGCACGACGGTTGTTAAGCTGGCATTTGGTCAGCCGCGATACGGCGGAGCTAAGCCCAAGCGACGTTGCCGCCGCCGCAATTGAATCGCTGGCCGAAAATCTCTCGGATAGCGTGATTGCCCCGTTGTTTTGGTATTTGGTAGCAGGCTTGCCAGGCTTGGCGGCCTATCGCATGAGCAATACCTTCGATGCGATGTGGGGCTATCGCAATCAACAGTTTGAATATCTTGGCAAAGTTGCCGCCCGTTGCGATGATGCACTCAATTTAGTTCCCGCACGTTTGACCGCTGGCCTGCTTTGGCTGGTTGCCCATGGCCAACGCCAACGAACATGGCAGGTAGTTTGGCGTGATCATGGTAAAACAGCCTCGCCCAATGCTGGTTGGCCAATGGCGGCCATGGCTGGGGCGCTGGATACTCAGTTGATCAAAATTGGGCATTATGCACTTGGCGATGGCTTAACCCAGCCCGACCCAGCCCTGATACAAACTGCTCGCCAGCTAACCCGCCGCGTGATGTTTCTAGTTGTGGCAGGCTTGGCGATTGGCGCTTGGGGAGCAGAACATGTTAACGCAGAGGGTGAATGGCTTTAG
- a CDS encoding cobalamin-binding protein: MTKVRFSRFLSVFLLLGSLVACGAAENGVTQLPATTVPPTATTDSVAVAPTATTAVSVTAELTPTVVVSNTSSSYPLTIKDSLGREVTLTAQPSRIVSLAPSNTEILFAVGAGDALVGVTKYCNYPEAAKSIDQIGGFSAKTISIETIVALKPDVVFSGDESQQTVIDALAQANIPVIAIKAENFAAVYENINLIGQATNHPTEAAQVVAEMQTRIDAVTTKTKTLAAADKLSVFYEVYDEPLMTAGPQTFIGQMVELAGATNIFADVSEEYPEISAEEVVNRQPAVIIGPESHGDKLTIDLIAQRPGWSQIKAVKDGKIIVLNGDMLSRPGPRLADALEALSQALYPELFN, translated from the coding sequence ATGACCAAGGTTCGATTTAGCCGATTTTTGAGCGTTTTCTTGTTGTTGGGCAGCCTTGTAGCTTGTGGCGCTGCCGAAAATGGCGTGACCCAATTACCAGCGACAACCGTGCCGCCAACCGCCACAACTGATAGTGTTGCCGTAGCGCCAACCGCCACCACAGCAGTGAGTGTAACTGCCGAATTGACCCCAACCGTTGTGGTCAGCAATACCAGCAGCAGCTATCCCTTAACGATCAAGGATAGCCTTGGACGCGAAGTGACTTTAACCGCACAACCAAGTCGGATCGTCTCGTTAGCACCATCGAATACTGAAATTCTGTTTGCAGTTGGTGCGGGCGATGCGTTGGTTGGCGTGACTAAATATTGCAATTATCCCGAAGCAGCCAAGAGCATCGATCAAATTGGTGGCTTCTCGGCCAAAACGATTAGCATCGAAACCATTGTGGCGCTCAAGCCTGATGTTGTGTTTTCGGGCGATGAAAGCCAACAAACGGTGATTGATGCTCTAGCGCAAGCCAATATTCCGGTAATCGCAATCAAAGCTGAAAACTTCGCAGCCGTCTATGAAAATATTAATTTGATTGGTCAAGCGACTAATCATCCAACTGAGGCGGCTCAAGTTGTAGCCGAGATGCAAACGCGGATTGATGCAGTAACCACCAAAACCAAGACACTGGCAGCTGCCGATAAATTAAGCGTGTTCTATGAAGTTTATGACGAGCCATTGATGACTGCTGGCCCGCAAACCTTTATTGGTCAAATGGTTGAACTCGCTGGCGCAACTAATATTTTTGCCGATGTCAGCGAAGAGTATCCTGAAATCAGTGCCGAAGAAGTGGTTAACCGCCAACCAGCGGTGATCATCGGGCCTGAATCACATGGCGATAAACTGACGATTGATCTGATCGCCCAACGTCCAGGCTGGAGCCAAATCAAGGCAGTCAAGGATGGCAAGATCATCGTTTTGAATGGTGATATGCTTTCGCGGCCAGGCCCACGGTTGGCCGATGCCTTAGAAGCACTGAGCCAAGCCTTGTACCCAGAATTGTTTAACTAA
- a CDS encoding iron ABC transporter permease produces MARLISKPYWRDLLAFGGLLGLLLLTMVLSLGIGAVQFSPSEVLQAIIQPQHPSTNSTAVTIVWDLRMARMLLAALIGAGLASAGAAFQGLFQNPLADPFAIGASGGAALGATLAIVLQIQWQWLGFSAVALCAFIGALLAVGVVYTIAEVGGHAPRTALLLAGAALSTMLSATVSLLLLMNEQPLYEVFAWLLGGLSGRSWDNLRSSLPFVVLGIAWLWLLARRIDALSCGDEVAQSLGLSLWRTRSAVIAAASITTAATVANGGIIGFVGLIAPHIARLLFGANHARLIPASGLVGAMLLVLADTTARTIAAPLELPVGILTAMLGGPFFLYLLKRSRGVRG; encoded by the coding sequence TTGGCACGATTAATATCCAAGCCCTATTGGCGCGATTTGCTTGCATTTGGCGGGCTACTTGGCTTGTTGCTCTTAACGATGGTGCTGAGCCTTGGCATTGGTGCGGTGCAATTTAGCCCCAGCGAAGTGCTGCAAGCGATCATTCAGCCTCAACATCCGAGCACCAACAGTACTGCCGTGACGATCGTTTGGGATTTGCGGATGGCTCGCATGCTCTTGGCGGCTTTGATTGGCGCTGGGTTGGCTAGTGCGGGTGCGGCATTTCAGGGCTTATTTCAAAATCCCTTGGCTGATCCATTTGCGATCGGTGCATCGGGCGGGGCGGCCTTGGGAGCAACTTTGGCGATTGTGCTGCAAATTCAGTGGCAATGGCTGGGTTTTAGTGCAGTTGCGCTGTGTGCCTTTATTGGTGCTTTGCTGGCGGTTGGCGTGGTGTATACGATTGCCGAAGTTGGTGGGCACGCACCGCGCACCGCCTTGCTCTTGGCAGGAGCAGCGCTCAGCACCATGCTTTCGGCCACAGTTTCGTTATTGTTATTGATGAACGAGCAACCGTTGTATGAAGTATTTGCCTGGCTGCTGGGCGGTTTATCGGGCCGTAGCTGGGATAATTTGCGCAGCAGCCTGCCATTTGTGGTGCTGGGTATTGCTTGGCTTTGGCTGTTAGCACGGCGGATCGATGCCCTGAGTTGTGGCGATGAAGTGGCCCAAAGTTTGGGCTTATCGCTGTGGCGTACTCGAAGTGCTGTGATTGCCGCCGCCAGCATCACGACTGCTGCAACTGTAGCTAATGGCGGCATTATCGGCTTTGTTGGCTTGATTGCGCCACATATTGCCCGCTTGCTGTTTGGAGCCAACCATGCCCGTTTGATTCCTGCCAGCGGCTTGGTTGGGGCGATGTTGCTGGTGCTCGCTGATACAACGGCTCGTACCATCGCGGCACCATTGGAGTTGCCTGTTGGCATTTTAACCGCCATGCTCGGCGGCCCATTCTTTTTGTATCTGCTCAAGCGGTCGCGAGGGGTCAGGGGTTAG
- a CDS encoding ABC transporter ATP-binding protein, protein MSNPILTIEQLGCRYGSRDVFAQVDLQATKGEVLALLGPNGAGKSTLLRCLARLQRPQQGQIWLDGQPLWQIKPRLVAQQVAFAPQQAGLNPELTVEQMLLLGRTPHRGWLLPMTKTDRTIVETLLERFNLTKYRRQSLAELSGGEQRRVIIARALAQQPKMLLLDEPTAHLDLKYQLEIMQLVSDLAHNDGVCVILTLHDLNQASLCADRIALLAHGRLQAVGAPSTVLRSELIEAAYEVPIQMIEHPNHNLPLVMLQPQRKEAVWPN, encoded by the coding sequence ATGTCAAACCCAATTCTTACAATCGAGCAGCTTGGTTGTCGTTATGGCTCGCGCGATGTATTTGCCCAGGTCGATTTACAGGCTACCAAGGGCGAAGTTTTGGCGCTGCTTGGGCCGAATGGCGCTGGCAAAAGCACATTATTGCGTTGTTTGGCACGCTTACAACGTCCGCAACAGGGCCAAATCTGGCTTGATGGGCAGCCATTGTGGCAGATAAAACCGCGTTTGGTAGCCCAGCAAGTTGCCTTTGCCCCGCAGCAAGCTGGATTAAACCCCGAATTAACTGTTGAGCAAATGCTGTTGCTTGGTCGCACGCCGCATCGTGGTTGGCTGCTCCCGATGACTAAGACTGATCGAACAATTGTCGAAACATTACTTGAGCGTTTTAATTTAACCAAGTATCGGCGGCAAAGTCTGGCCGAGCTTTCGGGTGGTGAACAACGGCGGGTGATTATTGCCCGAGCCTTGGCCCAGCAGCCCAAAATGTTATTGCTCGATGAGCCAACCGCCCATCTTGATTTGAAGTATCAGCTAGAAATTATGCAATTGGTCAGCGATTTGGCGCATAACGACGGGGTGTGTGTCATTTTGACCTTGCACGATCTGAATCAAGCCAGCCTGTGCGCCGACCGCATCGCCTTACTCGCTCATGGCCGCTTGCAGGCAGTTGGTGCACCAAGCACCGTTTTGCGCAGCGAATTGATCGAAGCAGCCTATGAAGTGCCAATTCAAATGATTGAGCATCCTAACCATAATTTACCGCTGGTGATGCTCCAACCACAGCGCAAGGAAGCAGTATGGCCCAATTAG
- the cobU gene encoding bifunctional adenosylcobinamide kinase/adenosylcobinamide-phosphate guanylyltransferase: protein MAQLVLFTGGARSGKSWRAEQYTSQQAEHIVYIATAQAGDAEMQQRISLHQVQRPSHWQTLEAPLAVSQTLAQLPSGSVVLLDCLTLLVSNLLLANEIQPEPIVQAEIQAILAAQQARDLHLIIVTNEVGMGIVPAYALGRVYRDLIGRANQQIAAAANAVYLVVAGIPIEIRQLQAAWVK, encoded by the coding sequence ATGGCCCAATTAGTTCTATTCACTGGCGGCGCTCGCAGCGGCAAAAGCTGGCGAGCCGAACAATATACCAGCCAACAAGCCGAGCATATCGTTTATATCGCCACCGCTCAAGCTGGCGATGCTGAAATGCAACAACGGATTAGTTTGCATCAAGTCCAACGCCCCAGCCATTGGCAAACGCTCGAAGCGCCGCTGGCAGTCAGCCAAACTCTAGCACAACTGCCAAGCGGCAGTGTGGTGTTGCTCGATTGTCTAACCTTGCTGGTGAGCAACCTCTTGCTTGCCAACGAAATTCAGCCCGAACCGATCGTGCAAGCTGAAATTCAGGCAATTTTGGCGGCTCAGCAAGCCCGCGATTTACATTTGATTATCGTGACCAATGAGGTTGGGATGGGCATTGTACCAGCCTATGCCCTGGGTCGAGTCTATCGCGACCTGATTGGGCGGGCCAACCAGCAAATCGCCGCCGCAGCCAACGCGGTTTATCTCGTTGTGGCGGGCATTCCGATCGAAATCCGCCAACTGCAAGCAGCGTGGGTCAAGTAA
- a CDS encoding histidinol-phosphate aminotransferase family protein, which produces MQQPIHGAIDYAELQQRGLVASQIDDFSSNVNPLGTPSFIREALATVDLAHYPDRQSLALRAALAKRHGCEPEQLLIGNGSNELIHLIARALLQPNDPVLLIEPTFGEYAYASSLAGARLLRYQATAETGFAIDLGACCHLIKQHRPRLVWLCNPNNPTGSYLDAEAIAQLQAACTAVQAYLVLDLAYADLGVRGQGLGVRNQESKYIRILTEEDQFRGLGVREQGAKYYEYQPSDLLTLAPDPYTIYLYSLTKSYALAGLRLGYVVAEQAVIASLQRWQPQWSVNSLAQAAGLAICQNPHWLAQQLEQWWIWSEQLRQGLRQLGLKVLPSCLPFFLVEVTNAQQTRSALLAHACLVRDCSSFGLPQFVRIAPRQPAANQHLLNAWRSLC; this is translated from the coding sequence ATGCAGCAGCCAATTCATGGGGCAATTGATTATGCTGAATTGCAGCAACGTGGGCTTGTAGCCAGCCAAATCGACGATTTCAGTAGCAACGTCAATCCGCTTGGCACGCCGAGTTTTATTCGCGAAGCGCTGGCAACTGTTGATTTGGCGCATTACCCCGATCGTCAATCGTTGGCCTTGCGGGCGGCGCTGGCCAAACGCCATGGTTGTGAACCTGAACAGCTATTGATTGGTAATGGCAGCAATGAGTTAATTCATCTGATTGCGCGGGCCTTGTTGCAACCGAATGATCCGGTTTTGCTGATTGAGCCAACTTTTGGCGAATATGCCTATGCTAGTAGTTTGGCTGGCGCTCGATTGTTGCGCTATCAAGCAACTGCCGAAACTGGTTTTGCAATTGATCTTGGGGCTTGTTGTCATTTGATCAAGCAACATCGCCCACGCTTGGTTTGGCTGTGCAATCCCAATAATCCCACTGGCAGCTATTTGGATGCTGAAGCGATTGCCCAACTTCAAGCAGCGTGTACCGCAGTTCAAGCCTATTTGGTGCTCGATTTGGCATATGCTGATTTAGGGGTCAGGGGACAGGGGTTAGGAGTTAGGAATCAGGAGTCTAAGTATATCCGAATCTTAACTGAAGAAGATCAATTTAGGGGTCTAGGTGTTAGAGAACAAGGGGCGAAATATTATGAGTATCAACCCTCTGACCTCTTGACCCTAGCCCCTGACCCCTACACGATTTACCTCTACTCGCTGACCAAAAGCTATGCCTTGGCGGGGTTGCGCTTGGGCTATGTGGTGGCTGAGCAAGCGGTTATCGCTAGTTTGCAGCGTTGGCAGCCGCAATGGAGCGTCAATAGTTTGGCTCAGGCCGCCGGCCTAGCGATTTGCCAAAATCCGCATTGGCTAGCCCAACAGCTTGAGCAATGGTGGATTTGGAGCGAACAATTACGCCAAGGCTTGCGCCAACTCGGCTTGAAGGTCTTGCCAAGTTGCTTGCCATTTTTCTTAGTTGAAGTGACCAACGCTCAGCAAACTCGCAGTGCTTTGCTGGCTCATGCTTGTTTGGTGCGCGATTGTAGCTCGTTTGGCTTGCCGCAGTTTGTACGGATCGCCCCGCGTCAACCAGCCGCAAATCAACACTTGCTGAATGCTTGGAGAAGTTTATGCTAG